A genomic stretch from Megalobrama amblycephala isolate DHTTF-2021 linkage group LG22, ASM1881202v1, whole genome shotgun sequence includes:
- the uba5 gene encoding ubiquitin-like modifier-activating enzyme 5 isoform X2: protein MNRLFFQPHQAGLSKVEAAEHTLRNINPDVSFETHNYNITTMDNFTHFMDRISHGGLEEGNPVDLVLSCVDNFEARMAINTACNELGQTWMESGVSENAVSGHIQLIIPGETACFACAPPLVVAANIDEKTLKRDGVCAASLPTTMGVVAGLLVQNVLKFLLGFGTVSYYLGYNAMQDFFPSMAMKANPQCDDTHCRRQQDEYKKKEAEHPKQEVVEEEEEVVHEDNEWGIELVSEVSEAELQDASGPVPDLPEGINLAYTIPKKDGESGETVEETDQSLEELMAQMKNM, encoded by the exons GAACATTAATCCAGATGTTTCTTTTGAGACCCACAATTACAACATCACCACAATGGACAACTTCACGCATTTCATGGACCGCATTAg TCATGGAGGACTCGAGGAGGGGAATCCTGTAGATTTGGTCCTCAGTTGTGTTGATAACTTTGAGGCTCGAATGGCCATTAACACA GCATGTAATGAGTTGGGTCAGACCTGGATGGAGTCAGGCGTCAGTGAGAATGCAGTTTCTGGACACATCCAGCTCATCATCCCTGGAGAAACAGCCTGTTTTGCT tgtgCGCCTCCCCTCGTCGTGGCTGCAAATATCGATGAGAAGACTTTGAAGAGGGATGGAGTGTGTGCCGCCAGCCTGCCCACCACAATGGGAGTGGTCGCCGGGCTCCTTGTGCAGAATGTCTTGAA GTTTTTGTTGGGGTTTGGGACAGTGAGTTATTACCTGGGTTATAATGCCATGCAGGATTTCTTCCCAAGCATGGCAATGAAGGCCAACCCACAGTGTGATGACACACACTGCAGACGACAACAGGACGAGTACAAG aaaaaagaagcagaaCATCCAAAGCAGGAAGTGGttgaggaagaagaagaagttgTGCATGAAGACAATGAATGGG GCATTGAGCTGGTATCAGAGGTGTCAGAGGCGGAGCTACAGGACGCATCAGGACCGGTACCAGATCTACCAGAGGGCATTAATTTAGCCTACACCATACCTAAGAAA GATGGAGAATCAGGGGAGACAGTAGAAGAAACAGACCAGAGTTTAGAGGAACTGATGGCTCAGATGAAAAATATGTAA